One region of uncultured Methanolobus sp. genomic DNA includes:
- a CDS encoding HAD family hydrolase has translation MKKRVAVVFDSAGTLLHMYRVAKDMSNGSVLEDIQTTLLVAEKANRALVVLRTRFDDLWQCDPDLELREFIDMYNIPLGISCSSSPFELDDVYSIIRGNDVKIRDLYDVVSHVKGRCPEIYYLAAGIVVDSHEHLVPYVLSTGGKLYSGTLDTINAVRSLDVDIFIASGDDAQNLELLASSLSVPMKDVFAVATTHDKERIVNDLKNDHDIVFMVGDGMNDILALKAADIGILTLQQGDERPQVLMDSADIVIGNIIDVVDIIKNSVECVTS, from the coding sequence ATGAAAAAACGTGTTGCTGTTGTTTTTGACAGTGCCGGGACACTGTTGCATATGTATCGTGTTGCAAAGGACATGAGCAATGGCTCGGTGCTGGAAGATATACAGACAACTCTTTTAGTTGCCGAGAAAGCCAACAGGGCACTTGTTGTTCTACGCACTCGTTTCGATGATCTGTGGCAATGCGACCCTGACCTTGAGCTTCGGGAATTCATTGATATGTATAATATTCCACTGGGCATAAGCTGTTCAAGCAGTCCGTTTGAACTGGACGATGTGTACAGTATAATCCGGGGAAATGATGTAAAGATCAGGGACCTCTATGATGTAGTTTCTCACGTAAAAGGTCGCTGTCCGGAAATATATTATCTGGCAGCGGGTATTGTTGTTGATTCTCATGAACACCTTGTACCCTATGTTCTTAGTACAGGTGGAAAGCTTTACTCCGGCACTTTAGATACCATTAATGCTGTCAGGTCACTTGATGTCGATATTTTCATTGCATCCGGGGATGACGCGCAAAATCTGGAGTTACTTGCGTCTTCATTGTCAGTTCCCATGAAAGATGTTTTTGCAGTTGCCACAACTCATGATAAAGAACGAATAGTGAATGATCTGAAAAATGATCACGATATTGTATTTATGGTTGGTGACGGTATGAATGATATACTTGCATTGAAGGCTGCTGATATTGGTATTCTTACTTTGCAGCAGGGAGATGAGCGCCCTCAGGTTTTAATGGACTCTGCAGATATTGTCATAGGCAATATCATCGACGTGGTGGACATAATAAAAAATTCAGTCGAATGCGTCACTTCGTAA
- a CDS encoding translation initiation factor IF-5A — protein sequence MKIQVEIKELKEGKYVIVDDEPCVIKSISKSKPGKHGSAKARIDVIGLFDSQKRSIIGPVSDKTYVPVVERKNAQVLSIAGDVAQLMDMGDFSTFEMTVPEEYKDRVIEGEEVSYLTAMGKMKFDLR from the coding sequence GTGAAAATACAAGTTGAAATTAAAGAACTCAAAGAGGGCAAGTACGTTATTGTAGACGATGAGCCCTGTGTCATTAAGAGTATATCAAAATCAAAACCAGGAAAACACGGTTCAGCAAAAGCAAGAATCGATGTGATCGGGCTTTTCGATTCACAGAAGAGATCTATTATCGGCCCGGTGTCTGACAAGACTTACGTCCCAGTCGTCGAAAGAAAGAACGCACAGGTTCTTTCAATTGCAGGCGATGTTGCACAGCTCATGGACATGGGAGACTTCTCAACATTCGAAATGACTGTCCCTGAGGAATACAAGGACAGAGTTATTGAGGGAGAAGAGGTTTCATACCTCACCGCAATGGGCAAGATGAAGTTCGATCTCAGATGA
- a CDS encoding methylated-DNA--[protein]-cysteine S-methyltransferase, which translates to MNDMTIFQAILRYFGGEIMDFSDYEVDLSGLTQFQREVLKEVRKIPYGETVTYRELACKVGRDGAARAVGSAVARNPYPIIIPCHRVVASSGIGGFCGETCGEKVELKRKMLEMEETAKENK; encoded by the coding sequence ATGAATGACATGACCATTTTCCAGGCAATACTTCGATATTTTGGCGGAGAGATAATGGACTTTTCAGATTACGAAGTAGATCTCTCAGGACTGACACAATTCCAGCGTGAAGTCCTCAAAGAGGTCAGAAAAATACCCTATGGTGAAACAGTAACATATCGGGAACTGGCCTGCAAGGTTGGAAGAGATGGTGCAGCCAGGGCCGTTGGTTCTGCTGTTGCCAGAAATCCTTATCCCATAATCATACCCTGTCACCGGGTTGTTGCATCTTCCGGCATAGGAGGATTTTGTGGTGAAACCTGTGGAGAGAAAGTTGAGCTTAAGAGAAAAATGCTTGAAATGGAAGAAACTGCAAAAGAAAATAAATGA
- a CDS encoding PAS domain S-box protein — protein MVENDFDIIEVNPCKSLLTKLNALIPDAIIIQEPLDDKDAYKACQEIKFSEKYHFIPVVFTGPPFSGDKKVRLIKSGADDYFEEPVDADVAVAYLEALIDKRQNFSCLLKKYDQLKMEVSGQDANPVNCLPLEDEELFKATFQQSAVGIAQMSIEGNFLKVNERFCEIVGYPREELLSLNYMDITYPDKDGAELEMVKNILDGEADSFEIEKRYIHKKGHPVWVKLYSNVTRDDSGNIRKVFSIVADISAQKEAEARLHESEAFFRTMYESSSIGIVKMSAHDKKIEQANAAFCDMLGYEEYELKGKYLRDISFFEDLPENISQQKKLATGNIPYIKMEKRYIHKSGYLVHTLLHANLIYDEQGIPLYYLGNVLDITDIRTSRQRLKESESKYRAYVDNSPHPIFVTDIFGMLLDANPAGCNLTGYSAEELMDMNVIDLCSPESVDLATEHFLKVKDEGKASAEFLFRKKDGNTFYMQVEAVMIDEKTILALCVNTTERKLTEKLLIEAKMLAENASKSKSEFLANISHELRTPLNIVIGYSDILISEVSGELNEKQMKYSTSIKNAGSNLLEMVNSLIYIAEIEGGSRDLNISKFDLQPMVVDLEKIFRTSASKKAVLIEFDVVSDIEYLLADESKFKTILHHLIGNSIKFNKEGGFVKVVFDRDGNDIRVQVIDNGIGIPEDKQDTLFDPFVQLDWSHARKYGGVGIGLSLVKELVEMHGGRITLVSKVDEGSTFTFTIPQRR, from the coding sequence ATGGTCGAAAATGATTTCGATATAATCGAGGTCAATCCCTGTAAATCCCTTTTAACAAAGCTTAATGCTTTGATTCCGGACGCTATTATCATCCAGGAGCCTCTTGACGACAAAGATGCATATAAGGCATGCCAGGAAATAAAATTTTCAGAAAAATATCACTTTATACCTGTGGTCTTCACAGGTCCGCCATTTTCTGGAGACAAGAAAGTACGGCTGATCAAGTCCGGTGCAGATGACTATTTTGAAGAACCTGTAGATGCCGATGTGGCAGTTGCTTATCTGGAAGCTTTAATCGATAAGAGGCAGAATTTCAGCTGTCTGCTTAAAAAGTATGACCAGCTCAAAATGGAAGTTTCCGGTCAGGATGCCAACCCCGTAAATTGTCTTCCCCTTGAAGATGAGGAACTTTTCAAAGCTACTTTCCAGCAGTCTGCTGTAGGTATTGCCCAGATGTCCATTGAAGGTAATTTCCTGAAAGTCAATGAACGTTTTTGTGAAATAGTAGGCTATCCCAGGGAAGAGCTTCTTTCACTGAACTACATGGATATAACCTATCCTGATAAGGATGGGGCCGAATTAGAAATGGTGAAAAATATCCTTGACGGAGAAGCCGATTCATTTGAGATTGAAAAAAGATACATCCACAAAAAAGGCCATCCTGTCTGGGTAAAGCTATATTCTAACGTAACCAGGGATGATTCGGGAAATATAAGAAAAGTGTTTTCTATTGTGGCAGACATTTCGGCCCAAAAGGAAGCGGAAGCACGCCTTCACGAAAGTGAAGCCTTTTTCAGGACAATGTATGAATCCAGCAGTATCGGCATTGTGAAAATGTCTGCCCACGATAAAAAAATTGAACAGGCAAATGCTGCTTTTTGTGATATGCTGGGCTATGAAGAATATGAGCTAAAAGGAAAATACCTGCGTGACATAAGTTTCTTTGAAGACTTGCCGGAAAACATCAGTCAGCAAAAAAAGCTGGCAACCGGAAATATTCCTTATATTAAAATGGAAAAAAGATATATTCATAAGTCCGGTTATCTTGTACATACTCTTCTCCATGCGAATCTTATATACGATGAGCAGGGAATTCCTCTTTATTATCTCGGTAATGTGCTTGATATTACAGACATAAGAACTTCACGGCAACGTCTTAAGGAAAGTGAGAGTAAATATCGTGCTTATGTTGACAATTCTCCTCATCCTATTTTTGTAACTGACATTTTCGGGATGCTTCTGGATGCGAATCCCGCCGGTTGCAATCTGACAGGATATTCTGCTGAAGAACTAATGGATATGAATGTCATTGATCTGTGTAGTCCTGAGTCCGTAGATCTTGCAACAGAACACTTCCTGAAGGTAAAAGACGAAGGCAAAGCTTCTGCTGAGTTTCTGTTCCGGAAAAAGGATGGTAATACCTTCTACATGCAGGTAGAAGCTGTAATGATCGATGAAAAAACCATCCTGGCACTCTGTGTTAATACGACTGAGCGCAAGCTAACAGAGAAGCTATTGATCGAAGCAAAAATGCTTGCGGAAAATGCTTCGAAATCAAAAAGTGAGTTTCTGGCCAATATAAGCCATGAGCTGCGTACTCCGCTAAACATAGTGATCGGTTATTCTGATATTTTAATAAGTGAAGTCTCAGGCGAATTAAATGAAAAACAGATGAAATATTCTACCAGCATAAAAAATGCAGGTTCAAATCTTCTTGAGATGGTCAATTCCCTGATATATATTGCTGAGATCGAAGGTGGAAGCCGTGATCTCAACATTTCGAAATTTGATCTGCAGCCCATGGTTGTTGATCTTGAAAAGATATTCAGGACTTCAGCTTCTAAAAAAGCAGTTTTGATAGAATTTGATGTTGTTTCGGATATTGAATATCTTCTTGCTGACGAATCTAAATTCAAGACAATTCTTCACCATTTAATTGGAAACTCTATCAAATTCAACAAGGAAGGGGGTTTTGTAAAAGTTGTTTTTGACAGGGATGGAAATGACATTCGTGTTCAGGTAATTGACAATGGTATCGGTATTCCTGAAGACAAACAGGATACACTTTTCGATCCTTTTGTCCAGCTTGACTGGTCGCATGCAAGAAAATACGGTGGAGTAGGGATCGGTCTTTCCCTTGTAAAAGAACTTGTTGAAATGCATGGTGGCAGGATTACTCTTGTAAGCAAGGTTGATGAGGGAAGCACCTTTACTTTTACGATTCCACAGCGCAGGTAA
- the atwA gene encoding methyl coenzyme M reductase system, component A2, with product MTLFIEVKNLTLEFDGVKVLKDINLTINEGEVLGILGRSGSGKTVLMHVLRGVEEYEGISGEVIYHLARCEKCGHMEPPGKAGQQCPACGNDTLKPFKADFIKLSLHDGDRREITKRIAIMLQRTFALYGDDRVITNVVNSLTEIGVNSETAVSRAVDLLEKVQLSHRMMHVARDLSGGEKQRVVLARQLVRDPMLLIADEPTGTLDPRTADVVHDVIAKAVKDYNMTMVITSHWSEVVEDLADKAIILEDGAIVQEGKPSEVAKEFMQMVCTVEKKCDVPVGDPLIKVDNLVKKYISVSRGVVYAVNDISFDVKEGEIFGLAGTSGAGKTTTSEVLMGIVSPTSGDIQVRVGEEWVDMRKPGPECRGRAVKYMGILHQEYGLYIHRTIIDNLTESIGIDLPYELAVRKAINTLIATGFTEEKAKSILSKMSDEISEGERHRVALAQILMKEPNIIIMDEPTGTMDPFTKKEVTKSILEAREKMGDTFVIVSHDMDFLEEICDRVALMRHGKIVSVGEPKAVLAELTEEERMEAAET from the coding sequence ATGACATTATTCATTGAAGTCAAAAACCTGACACTTGAATTTGATGGTGTCAAAGTTCTCAAAGATATAAACCTGACCATCAACGAGGGAGAAGTTCTCGGAATTCTTGGTAGAAGTGGTTCAGGCAAAACAGTATTGATGCACGTCCTGCGTGGTGTTGAAGAGTACGAAGGCATTAGTGGAGAGGTAATATACCATCTCGCTAGATGTGAGAAGTGCGGACATATGGAGCCACCAGGCAAAGCAGGACAGCAGTGTCCAGCATGTGGTAATGATACCCTCAAACCCTTCAAAGCTGATTTCATTAAACTTTCCCTGCATGATGGTGACAGGCGTGAGATTACCAAAAGAATCGCTATCATGCTCCAGCGCACATTCGCACTTTATGGTGATGACAGGGTCATAACCAATGTAGTGAACTCACTGACAGAGATTGGTGTTAACAGTGAAACAGCTGTTTCACGCGCAGTGGATCTTCTGGAAAAGGTCCAGCTCTCACACCGCATGATGCACGTGGCGCGTGACCTCAGTGGTGGAGAAAAGCAGAGAGTAGTACTTGCCCGTCAGCTTGTAAGAGACCCAATGCTTCTCATTGCCGACGAGCCAACCGGTACACTTGACCCAAGGACTGCTGATGTGGTCCACGATGTTATTGCAAAGGCAGTAAAAGACTACAACATGACAATGGTGATTACTTCCCACTGGTCAGAAGTAGTTGAAGATCTTGCAGACAAGGCCATCATCCTTGAAGATGGTGCAATTGTGCAGGAAGGTAAACCTTCAGAAGTTGCCAAAGAATTTATGCAGATGGTCTGCACTGTTGAAAAGAAATGTGATGTGCCCGTAGGTGATCCGCTTATTAAAGTAGATAATCTTGTCAAGAAGTACATTTCTGTAAGCAGGGGGGTTGTTTACGCCGTTAATGATATCTCCTTTGATGTAAAAGAAGGAGAGATATTCGGTCTTGCAGGTACAAGTGGTGCCGGAAAGACCACCACATCAGAAGTACTCATGGGTATTGTCTCACCAACCAGCGGTGACATACAGGTACGTGTTGGTGAGGAATGGGTCGATATGAGAAAGCCCGGACCTGAATGCAGAGGACGTGCTGTTAAATATATGGGAATACTGCATCAGGAATATGGTCTTTACATACACAGGACTATCATTGACAACCTTACTGAATCCATAGGTATTGACCTGCCATATGAGCTTGCTGTCAGAAAGGCTATCAACACACTGATTGCAACCGGATTTACCGAAGAGAAGGCAAAATCTATATTATCAAAGATGTCAGATGAGATTAGTGAAGGTGAAAGGCACAGGGTTGCACTTGCCCAGATCCTGATGAAGGAACCTAATATCATCATAATGGACGAACCAACGGGTACAATGGACCCGTTCACAAAGAAAGAGGTCACTAAATCTATTCTGGAAGCACGTGAGAAAATGGGCGACACATTTGTCATCGTATCCCACGATATGGACTTCCTGGAAGAGATCTGTGATCGTGTAGCTCTTATGAGGCATGGCAAGATAGTCAGTGTTGGAGAACCAAAGGCTGTTCTGGCAGAGCTTACCGAAGAAGAGCGTATGGAAGCAGCAGAAACATGA
- a CDS encoding aldehyde ferredoxin oxidoreductase family protein, with the protein MYGWTGRTVILDLGDNSVTETKTKKTYAEQFIGGRGLGCRLMQDFADPELDPLSPENPLIFATGPLTGTSVPMSGHFTITSKSPLTSTIFSTNAGGYFGAELKFAGIDALVITGKAEKPVYVSIYDEEVEILPAEHLWGKNTAETTALLEDKGKVACIGKAGETLVSMANIVNDRIYTSGRGGHGAVAGSKNLKAIVVKGTNKIEVTNPEEFEILVEKTKKLLTASPPASKGLKKYGNSVIADLLNYMGTLPSMNFREKTFHNAEKLSGEELNHTFNLKEAPCYACPIGCKRTDPDGRPVPDYDSIWAFGPNIGNDDIGLVRELDKLCIDYGLDPISVSAAIASYMEIKPWITMEEVKEIATEIGEGTHYVCKGSHDYLYSTGKEECDTAVKGLEIPGYDPREIKGMAIAYATSNTGGSHLSAFMVGPEIMGKPMLLEREKFDGKAALVLYFQDLTAVIDSLVMCPFTMLAVGEVDFTALLNNLTGEKYSAEELLRAGERIFNMERMFNLKAGITSEDDTLPERFFENNDIDRSGFKKTIMDYYHFRGWNTEGVPENEKLKELDIENNK; encoded by the coding sequence ATGTACGGATGGACTGGAAGAACAGTTATCTTAGATCTGGGCGACAACTCAGTCACAGAAACAAAAACTAAAAAAACGTATGCTGAACAATTTATAGGTGGCCGGGGCCTTGGATGCAGGCTTATGCAGGACTTTGCCGACCCGGAACTAGACCCATTGAGTCCTGAAAATCCCCTCATATTCGCCACCGGACCACTTACGGGAACCTCTGTTCCAATGTCCGGACATTTTACGATCACATCTAAGTCACCTCTCACATCAACAATATTCAGCACAAATGCAGGTGGCTATTTTGGAGCCGAGCTCAAATTTGCAGGCATAGATGCCCTTGTAATAACAGGGAAAGCTGAAAAACCGGTTTACGTCAGCATCTATGATGAAGAAGTGGAAATATTACCTGCTGAACATCTCTGGGGAAAGAATACTGCTGAAACAACGGCTCTTCTTGAGGATAAAGGCAAGGTTGCATGCATCGGCAAAGCCGGTGAAACTCTGGTCAGTATGGCAAACATTGTGAATGATCGCATATACACCAGCGGGCGCGGGGGACACGGGGCTGTCGCAGGCTCAAAGAACCTCAAAGCCATTGTTGTAAAAGGTACAAATAAAATAGAGGTCACAAATCCTGAAGAATTCGAAATACTGGTCGAGAAGACAAAGAAACTTCTTACTGCAAGCCCTCCTGCTTCCAAGGGGCTCAAAAAATATGGCAACTCCGTGATTGCGGATCTTCTGAACTACATGGGAACCCTGCCTTCCATGAACTTCCGTGAAAAGACATTCCATAATGCTGAGAAACTTTCAGGAGAGGAACTCAACCATACGTTCAATTTAAAGGAAGCTCCTTGCTACGCTTGCCCCATTGGTTGCAAGCGAACAGACCCGGATGGAAGACCCGTTCCGGATTACGATTCAATATGGGCATTTGGACCCAATATCGGAAATGATGATATCGGACTTGTCAGGGAACTTGATAAACTCTGTATTGACTATGGACTGGACCCAATCTCAGTGAGTGCTGCAATTGCATCCTACATGGAAATTAAGCCCTGGATCACAATGGAGGAAGTTAAAGAGATAGCAACTGAGATTGGAGAAGGAACACATTATGTATGTAAAGGCTCACATGATTATCTCTATTCTACCGGAAAAGAAGAATGTGACACCGCAGTAAAAGGACTTGAGATTCCCGGATATGACCCCAGAGAAATAAAAGGCATGGCTATCGCATATGCAACATCAAACACGGGTGGCTCACATTTGAGTGCATTCATGGTCGGTCCTGAGATCATGGGAAAACCCATGCTTCTTGAGAGAGAAAAATTTGATGGGAAAGCTGCTCTTGTACTATATTTCCAGGATCTTACAGCAGTTATTGATTCCCTGGTGATGTGTCCATTCACCATGCTTGCGGTGGGAGAAGTTGATTTTACGGCACTGCTGAATAATTTGACCGGAGAGAAATATTCTGCTGAAGAATTACTTAGAGCCGGTGAAAGAATATTCAATATGGAAAGAATGTTCAATCTGAAAGCAGGCATCACATCGGAGGATGACACACTTCCTGAGAGATTCTTTGAGAATAACGATATTGATAGAAGCGGATTTAAAAAGACAATCATGGACTACTATCATTTCAGGGGATGGAATACAGAGGGAGTTCCTGAAAATGAAAAACTCAAAGAACTCGATATTGAAAATAATAAATAA
- a CDS encoding PAS domain S-box protein yields MRNVVSIIRSEPDKISPYSGLLEKYFDVVEINPCNSITSELDTLTPDLVVIDVSSNDYEAYQVCQQVKISYKYHFLPLVFVGPVFSSNDIVRLTESGADGYFEEPFDNDALIAYLKALINKGKKLNSLINRQPKIQTQKSTTTINHASECFNWDDEELFKASSQQSAVGIAYTTIEGTFLKVNDRFCEIVGYTQDELLSMRSMDLTYPDVKNGTEADMLNKMLEEDIDSFEIEKKYIHKSGYFVHALVHINVLHNSKDIPYFMSSVLDITDIRTSQQRLKRSEEKYRTYVDNSPHPIFVTDIFGMILDVNPAACVLTGYSVGELMGMNIIDLCSPKSVSETTDYFLKVESEGKASGEFLFLKKGGMDYYMQIEAVMLNKKTLLALCVDTTERKLAEKMLIEAKMLAESACNSKSEFLSNISHELRTPLNIVIGYSDILIREVSGELNEKQMKYSNRIKDAGSNLLEIINSLIYIAEIEGGSRELNISRFSLQATVAVLENIFGPPASKSLVSIEFEIKSDIEYILADESKFKIILHNLIGNAIKFNKEGGIVNVVFDRDNGDIRVQVADSGIGISEEKQGTLFEPFAQIDWSHARRYSGVGIGLSLVKGLVEMHGGNISLISKVDEGTTVTFTIPQQL; encoded by the coding sequence TTGAGAAATGTAGTGTCAATTATCAGGAGTGAGCCTGATAAAATAAGCCCATACAGTGGTCTTCTTGAGAAGTATTTTGATGTGGTTGAAATAAATCCCTGCAATTCCATTACGTCAGAACTGGATACATTAACACCGGATCTTGTCGTTATTGATGTATCTTCCAATGATTATGAGGCTTATCAGGTATGTCAGCAGGTGAAAATCTCCTATAAATACCATTTTCTACCATTGGTTTTCGTTGGTCCTGTTTTTTCCAGTAATGATATAGTGAGACTTACTGAGTCAGGTGCTGACGGTTATTTTGAAGAACCTTTTGATAATGATGCGCTTATTGCTTATCTGAAAGCTCTCATCAACAAGGGGAAGAAATTGAATAGTCTGATTAATAGGCAACCAAAAATTCAAACTCAAAAATCTACTACTACTATTAATCATGCATCTGAATGCTTTAATTGGGACGATGAGGAACTTTTCAAAGCCAGTTCCCAGCAATCAGCGGTAGGCATTGCCTATACGACGATAGAGGGGACTTTCCTGAAAGTTAACGACAGGTTTTGTGAGATTGTGGGCTATACACAGGACGAGCTTCTTTCAATGAGATCTATGGATCTCACATACCCTGATGTTAAAAACGGAACCGAAGCTGACATGCTAAATAAAATGCTTGAGGAGGATATCGATTCGTTTGAGATCGAAAAAAAGTACATCCACAAGTCCGGATATTTTGTCCATGCCCTGGTTCATATAAACGTCCTCCATAATAGTAAAGATATTCCTTATTTTATGAGCAGTGTGCTTGATATTACAGATATCAGGACGTCCCAGCAACGTCTTAAAAGAAGTGAGGAAAAATATCGTACATATGTTGACAATTCTCCTCACCCTATTTTTGTGACTGATATTTTTGGAATGATTCTTGATGTTAATCCGGCTGCATGTGTCCTTACCGGATATTCTGTCGGCGAACTCATGGGTATGAACATTATTGATCTGTGCAGCCCGAAATCCGTATCTGAAACTACGGATTATTTTCTGAAGGTAGAATCAGAAGGCAAAGCTTCTGGTGAGTTCTTATTCCTGAAAAAAGGCGGTATGGATTATTATATGCAGATAGAAGCTGTCATGCTGAACAAAAAAACACTTTTGGCACTTTGTGTGGATACAACAGAACGCAAGCTTGCAGAGAAAATGCTGATCGAAGCAAAAATGCTTGCTGAAAGTGCCTGCAACTCAAAAAGTGAATTCTTGTCCAATATAAGTCATGAGCTGCGCACTCCTCTTAACATCGTAATTGGCTATTCCGATATCCTGATACGTGAGGTATCAGGAGAATTAAATGAGAAACAGATGAAGTATTCTAATCGTATTAAAGATGCAGGTTCAAATCTTCTTGAAATTATCAATTCCCTTATCTATATTGCAGAGATTGAAGGAGGAAGCAGAGAGCTTAATATTTCGAGATTTAGCCTGCAAGCGACGGTTGCAGTCCTTGAAAATATATTCGGACCACCTGCTTCTAAAAGCCTGGTTTCAATTGAATTTGAGATTAAATCAGATATTGAATATATCCTTGCAGATGAATCTAAATTTAAGATAATCCTTCATAATTTGATTGGAAATGCTATCAAATTCAACAAAGAGGGAGGTATTGTAAATGTTGTTTTTGACAGGGATAACGGTGATATCCGTGTGCAGGTGGCTGACAGCGGAATTGGCATTTCAGAAGAGAAGCAGGGTACACTTTTTGAACCATTTGCCCAGATTGACTGGTCGCATGCACGCAGATACAGCGGAGTAGGCATTGGACTTTCTCTTGTAAAAGGGCTTGTTGAGATGCATGGTGGTAATATTTCCCTTATAAGTAAGGTTGATGAAGGAACAACTGTTACCTTTACCATTCCGCAGCAATTGTAA
- a CDS encoding matrixin family metalloprotease, with product MSRINLIIKALITIILLALVFEGLQHTDDNEPVILSRPWDHSPITVYIDDTDVPEHYSPSYKDDVLDALNYWENGGNGQLGFQPEFQIVETDTADILIMWVDNLEKDAGSANGIAGFARPYIVNGQFERVDIVLETGNYEGYAWRQYGDTSMEDIAAHELGHALGLGHSDDRSDIMYPKYDHRDNLNPLLFNSTRYLLLALLIGAAIIITYHATGWLRYRNKRKKLEDDVFNDPEGENKNE from the coding sequence ATGAGCAGAATTAACCTGATCATAAAAGCCCTTATAACTATTATATTACTTGCTCTTGTTTTTGAAGGCTTGCAGCATACTGATGACAATGAGCCTGTAATATTATCTCGGCCCTGGGACCACAGCCCTATTACAGTTTATATTGATGACACGGATGTGCCTGAACATTACAGCCCAAGTTACAAGGATGATGTCTTGGATGCACTTAACTACTGGGAAAACGGAGGCAATGGCCAACTTGGATTCCAGCCGGAATTTCAGATCGTAGAAACTGATACTGCAGACATCCTGATAATGTGGGTAGATAACCTTGAAAAAGATGCAGGTTCAGCAAATGGAATTGCAGGATTTGCAAGACCATACATAGTGAACGGACAATTTGAAAGGGTGGATATTGTCCTTGAAACAGGAAACTACGAAGGTTATGCGTGGAGACAATACGGTGACACTTCCATGGAGGATATAGCCGCACATGAACTTGGACACGCACTGGGACTGGGACACAGCGATGACAGAAGTGACATCATGTACCCTAAATATGACCACAGGGATAATCTAAATCCATTGCTTTTCAATTCCACCCGCTATTTGCTCCTGGCTCTGTTAATTGGAGCAGCAATTATTATCACATATCATGCCACAGGATGGCTCAGGTACAGGAACAAAAGAAAAAAGCTTGAAGATGATGTGTTCAACGACCCTGAAGGTGAAAACAAAAATGAATGA
- the speB gene encoding agmatinase — MFHKPDMMDAFADYETAKYVIFGVPFDATSSFRSGSRWAPDAMRKASVNFETYNQYYDIDFEDLLIHDIGNLEAYSSVEETLEDLYHAVKPIVKDGKIPIMMGGEHSLTYPCVKACAEEAGEDIGFVVMDAHFDLREEYGGIKNSHACVSRHVRDDITDTYVTIGVRSGPKEEWTYAKENGIKYYTADDVREMGIEKVISDIMEYLGCRKIYLSLDMDALDPAYAPGLGTPEPFGLTDIDVREVIRAFAPVTIGFDVMEITPEYDNGISALLGTKLLREFIAAHAASER, encoded by the coding sequence ATGTTTCACAAACCTGATATGATGGATGCATTTGCAGACTATGAGACTGCAAAGTATGTTATATTCGGTGTACCTTTTGATGCTACATCCTCATTCAGGTCAGGAAGCCGCTGGGCTCCCGATGCAATGAGAAAAGCCTCAGTGAACTTTGAAACCTATAACCAGTATTATGATATTGATTTTGAAGACCTGCTGATACACGATATTGGAAATCTTGAAGCTTATTCCTCAGTGGAGGAAACACTGGAAGACCTCTACCATGCAGTAAAGCCAATTGTAAAGGACGGAAAAATTCCAATTATGATGGGAGGAGAACATTCTCTTACTTATCCATGTGTAAAAGCATGTGCAGAGGAAGCAGGAGAAGATATTGGCTTTGTTGTAATGGACGCACATTTTGACCTCCGTGAAGAATATGGGGGTATCAAAAACAGCCATGCATGTGTTTCCAGACACGTTCGTGATGATATAACTGATACCTATGTGACCATCGGTGTTCGCAGCGGACCAAAGGAAGAATGGACCTATGCAAAAGAGAACGGCATCAAATACTATACTGCGGATGACGTCCGGGAAATGGGGATCGAAAAGGTAATTTCCGACATCATGGAATACCTTGGTTGCAGAAAGATCTACCTGTCACTTGACATGGATGCACTCGACCCTGCATATGCCCCTGGTCTTGGAACACCTGAACCTTTCGGACTTACAGACATTGATGTGCGTGAGGTCATACGTGCGTTTGCACCAGTTACCATTGGATTTGATGTTATGGAGATTACTCCTGAATATGATAACGGTATAAGCGCACTTCTTGGGACAAAACTTCTCAGGGAATTCATTGCTGCTCACGCTGCAAGTGAGAGATAG